CCAATTTGTTACAACTAACTTTTATTTCCTGTTTTGTTTGTTCGAGTAATCATTTATTTAACATTGTTCACATTTCCCGCCAATGTTATTCTGCTACACTCATTGAAATAAATATTTTATTGCTAGAGACCAGTTATAATATTGAATGATAAAATTTCCCAGCTGATTACCAATCACAATTGTAATGATAACTTTTAATAATTTGGCTTCAAAACTATTCGGGTTTTTCATGAAAATATCAAATCGAAAAGATTGAAGCACTTTCCAGCACAATAAAATACTTAACAATACAATAACTATATTCGTAATGTTGTTTACAATTGCCTCCATCAACATGAAGCATTACATCTCCTACTCACTCTAATAATAAGTTATATATTAATGTAGCAAATTCAGCACGGCTTGTCTCATTTTGAGGCCTAAATGTGCCATCACTATAACCACTAATAATTCCATCCAATTTTAATTGAGTTAATACACCAGATGCCCAATACCCTTGAGGTATATCCTTAAAAGGATTTTCACCTTCCACACCTTCTTTACCAAGAGCGTTTGCTATTATTTTTGCTGCTTCAACTCTGCTTAAATTGTCGTTCGGAGCAAACGTTCCATCTGTATAACCATTAATTAAACCAGCTTGACTAGCTAAGAAAATTGGTTTATATGCCCAATTTTCACTAGATATATCTATAAATGGTGATGATGCAGGTTCTTCACCATTCAGCTCCATTGCCCTAACTACCATAGTGATTGCTTCGGCTCGTGTAATATTCTCATTTGGAAGAAAACGTCCATCAACCCCGTTAACTATTCCTCGCTCCCAAAGTTCTTTAATTTCCTCTTTTGCCCAATGTGTTTCAACATCTGTAAAGACTGTATCAATATTTCGCTCTGTAACTTTTAATGTATACATTTGATAATCAAAAGCCTGATCAGATACAAGTTTGACATAATAAGTTCCGGCAGACAATCCGTTTAAATGTTTATTGATGTTCGTTTTTCCTTCGTTTGTAGTTAGAAACACTAAGCTCTGTGTCGAATTTAACACACTTAATGTTACGTTTCTATCTTTTGGCAAATGATCTAAATCAATACTAATGTCGCTTGTTTCCTCAATTCTAAATGAAAACCAGTCTTCGTCTGTACCATGTTCAAAAACTCCATTTAATTCAGTATTCAAATTTAGTTTTGTAGTTTGATATGCTTTATCATTAGGTTCATTTACATCAACAAATGTAGGAAGATAATTTATTTGCAAATAATAATTCCCTATAATAGGTAAAGAGTTCATACCCTCTTCCTCATAGTTCTGTACTTGAAAATAATATTTCCCAGGTAATACAGAATCAGAAGAATAAAATTCATCTTCTCCAGCATTACCTCTATCTATGGAAAAAGAAGTGCCATCTGGTTTTTGTAGTATTAATTGTAAATCCATTCGATTCGTATCAGTAGAGAGTTCAATTTTTAAATTACCTTCTTGGACGACTTCTAGAACATACCAATCTTTATCGTTAACTTGATGGAATGTACCCAAAATGTATTCTCCCGTTTCCGGTAAAACAAACGCTTTATCTTGAGTATCATTATCTTCATATAAATCAGCCGCGATTACAAATTGAGAAGTAAATTCATATGACAATAATTCATGATCAGTCTGGTCTCTATACCTTAATTGAATATAACTTTTTTGATCTTTTTTTACTGGTAATTTTACAGACTGTGATAAATCATATATTATAATTTCTCCATTAAAATGATAAAGCAATTCAACATCCGTTACATCAACATCGTCAGTTAAAGTTGATTCAAATTCAAATTTTAAACTTCCATCATATAAACTTTCTAAATAAAACCAATCCTCATCGTTTTCACCTGTTAGTACACCTGTCATCATAGCGTCCATTTGAAGAGGTTTAGACTTATCTTTACTATTATTATCTTCATAAATATCTTCAATAGCTGGATCAATCAAAGCAGAATCAATTCTTAACAACCCATAACCAGTGTACTCATCCCAACCGATGTCATGAACATCTTCTGCAGTTTGTCGAATTAAGTTCCTAATTTGAGAAGGTTCTAATTCAGGATATTGTGACCAGATTAGTGCTGCTGCTGCTGCAACTTGAGGCGCGGCCATAGAAGTCCCATTATTAGATGTATAACTTCCATCAAGACCTGTCGTATATACATTTACAGGTGCTACCACATCAATCTCTTGCCCAAAATTTGAGTATTCAACAATGCTGTTATCGTTTTTCAATCCACCAACAGCTAGAACAGAAGGATACGCTGCTGGATATCGAATCGACCGCTGACCATCATTACCAGATGCTGCTACAATTAATACTCCATTATCCTCTGCATATTGAACAATTTCCTGTAAATATGGTGAAGCACTATGTAAGCCCAACGACATTATTACTATTTTCGCCCCATTCTCCACCGCATATCGAATACCTTCTCCAATATCGGATTCATTGCCTAACCCTTGTTCATCTAATGCTTTAATAGGCATAATTTGGGTATCCCATAGTATACCTGAAACACCAATTACATTATTCCCTGTAGCAGCTACAATACCAGCCACATTTGTTCCGTGTCCATTATCATCTTGCGGAGGAAGACTTCTATCTAGTATATTTACACCTTCTACTAAATTGTCTACTAAATCGGGATGATGCAAATCAACTCCTGTATCAACAACTGCTATTTTTATCGCAGTATTTTCATTTGCAATATCCCATGCTTCAACAGCACCAATATTGCTCAAATAAGATTGTTGAGATATAAACTCATCATTTGGCGCAGAGAATACTTCAACTGTATGGTTTAACTGAAAATACTCAACATGTGGAGAGTTATTTAAACTAGACAACCATAAATGTATGTTTTCACCTTGATTCGGTCTTAATACACTAATGTTAAAGTCAGTATATTGTCCTACCACTTCACTTATTGATAAAAGCTGCTCATCCTTTTCATCAATCCATTTAATAATCCAACTTTGATCAATGTGATATTCAGATGATTGCGCATAAATGTGGTTCTGGGTATGTATAGTTTGTATGACTAATGTTGCAAATAGAAAAGAGACTATTACAAATGCATTTGTTATATATTTTTTCATGATTGTCCCTATCCTTTGTTTTATATTTATAATCTATAAACTAAATCTATCATGTTTTATATTAATAATAAAGTAAATCTTTCTATATTTTTTATTTACTCAACTGGAAAATAATTCTGGATGAATAATGGAAGTATTTTTTATAGAAATAAAAAAATCACCCCTACATCATCAAGTTATACTTTTCAAAATCATAACTTGATAATATGAGAGGTGAAAATAATATGAGAAGTGTAAGAAATCATTTATTAACGACACATATGATGCCGTCAAATTCTCCACTATTTCGTATTTTTATGGAAGACATATGATAAACCTTACTCCTTACTATCTGATAAAAAAATCTGTCCCTATTGTAAAGATGTTGTTAATGTAGCTTAAAACATATTGAGGAAAGAATCCAAGAATAATGGTAACCACAGTGCTGATCCATATTGTAATACATATAGGAGCTGTTAGTTTCAACTTGTTCGAACCTGCTTCAAAATTTGTTCGCATAAACATTTGACGAATAATAGAAAAATAATAATAAAAGGATATAACACTGGTAAGAATCATAACGATTGCTAACCAATAGGCTTTAACTTGCAGTGCAGCTAGTAAAATAAATACTTTACCGATAAACCCTCCTGTAACAGGTAGCCCAGCTAGGGATAGAAGAAGGATCACAACTGCAAATGCTGTATATGGTGCCCTATAATATAGACCTGCAAACCCTTTTAGCTCATCATTACCTGTAGTCCTCTCAATTGCCATCAACACTGCAAATGCGCCAAGATTCATAAACAAATAGGCTATTAAATAAAAATACAGTTCAGAAAAATTAGATGAATGCGGAACTTGACTATGTAAACCAATTCCAATAGGAACTAATAAGTATCCTGCATTCGCTACACCTGAATAAGCTAAAAGACGTTTCACATTTCGTTGTTTTAAAGCTAGTGCATTCCCTAAAATCATTGCAGTAGCAGCAATGATTAAAATGATCATAAACAGGTCCAAAAAGATTGGGCTCTGCTCTTGTCCCCCAACTCCGTAATAAACTAAATATACCAATCTAAATAACATCGCAAAACCAGCCGCTTTGGAAACTGTAGCTAAATATGCGGTTACAGGTGTTGCTGCTCCTTGATATACATCTGCTGCCCACGTATGAAAAGGCGCTGCAGCAATTTTAGTCCCTAATCCTGCAATGATTAACATGAAACTAACAAAGATCATCAACTCAAAGGAACTATCACTGAATTGCAATGCTTGATTGATTTCATTTAAATTTGTACTACCGGACAGACCATATAAAAATGACATACCGTATAGTATAAATGCTGAAGCTATACCTCCAACGACGATATATTTAAACGAGGCTTCATTTGTTTTCGTATTCCCTTTCCTTATTCCTACCATAATATAAGAAGTGATACTGAGCAACTCAAGACCTACATACAAAGTAATTAAGTCTCCTGAGGATGCCATAATCATAGCGCCTAATGTCGCAGGTAAAAATAAATAATAATATTCTCCTCTGTGATGAATGTCTTCCTTTTTAATGGAGCCAATACTCATGAAGAGAATGAAGATTGTTCCGACAAGGAATATCAGTTTAAATAAATTTGCAAAATCGTCTACTCGATAACTTAAATTTAATAATTGTACAGGAACTAGTGGGTCCTCTGAAAGATTTAACAATCGCATATAATGAATGACAAATGCGGTTGAAATCATTAGAGAAATAATCGATAACCATCCTAATATCGTACGATTTACCTTGTTAGGTAATATCAAATCTAAGACCGATATGATAACTGCAGCGATGACTAAAGTGAGCTCTGGTGATAAATATACTAAATCAGATAAATGAAGACGTTCCTCCATTGGTTAACCCCCCATCTTCGAGATTATGCTTAGAATCGTTTCTTGCATTGGTTCAATTAAAACAGCTGGATATATCCCTAGAAGAAGAATAAAAGCAACCAAAGCAATCATTGGAACGGCTTCAATTAATCTTGCCTCATTCATCTTGGTATATTGTGCTGGCAATGATCCAAATGTCATTTTCAATACCCCTCGCAACACATAAACAGCAGTTAATACAATTCCAAGTGTACCTATTACAGTAACGATAGGCATCGTATCAAACAATCCTACAAAGGCTAAAAACTCACTAATGAAACCTGATAAACCTGGTAATCCCAATGAAGCCATACCTGCAATTAACAAAATACCACTTATAAATGGAATAGACTTAGCTAAACCACCCAATTCATCAAGTTTTGTAGTTTGGGTTCGTTCGTAAATACTACCGACAATTAAGAACATTAAAGCGGATATCAAACCATGTGAAACTAATTGATATATTGCTCCTTGCATACCAACCACATTAAAGGCTGCAATACCAAGAAGTACAATACCCATATGACTTATACTTGAATAAGCTAAAATTAATCTAAATTCATTTTGTACAAATGCTAATATGGCACCATACAAAATATTAATTATTCCTAAAACAGCTAAAACATAAGCCCATTCTTTTGCTTGTTCTGGAAATAATACAACCCCAAAACGAATAAGTCCATATGCACCCATTTTTAACAGTAAACCAGAGTGAATCATAACAATGGATGGAGGTGCTTCTGTATGTACCCTTAACATCCAAGTATGGAACGGGAAAATCGGTAATTTAATTCCAAATGCCACAAGCAGCATAATGAAAATAAACCACCTCATATTCTCGCTCAAATAAAATATAGCCCCTTCAATATTCACAAAGGCTTGTGGATTATTTAACTGATCAAATATGACACCTACATCAGATGTATATCTCAATAAATTAGCAGCTTCGTCAAAATAAAAACCTGCAGAATTAATTAGTATCAATATGGCTATCAACATGATAGCAGAACCAACACCATTGTAAATTAAAAACTTATTTGCAGCTCGCTCTCGATCTTTGTAACCCCATATTCCAATTAAGAAAAACATAGGAATTAAAGTGATTTCAAAGAAGATAAAAAACAACATTAAATCTTTTGCGAAGAAAACACCCAATATACCTAATTCAAGAATTAAGAACAGTATATAAAAAGTCTTCCATCTTTTTTTGATGTATACAGAAGCAAGTGCAGCCATTGCACAGACCAAAGCAGTTAAAAATGCTAATGATAATGATAATCCATCCACACCCATTAAATACTTAAATTCGTAAGCATAATCTACTTCTGGAGCACCAGATGGTGATATCAATTCACTATTTAATGGAATTTCTAAAAATTTCTTCTCTTCTGTAAATTGCATGCCAGAAGAGGTATTATCAAACTCAATATATAATAAGGCTGACAAAATTAATGTGAATATCGTTGTAGCTATAGCAATCCATCTAATCGCTTTCCCTTTTTTGCTTGGAATAAACAAAATAATCAATATTCCTATCAAAGGAGAAAATGTAATTAAGGAGAGTAAAGGCAGATGTTCTAACATTTAAAAATACCTCCTTCCAAGCATAGCTGCGATAATAATAATAAATCCAAGCAATGTCACTAAACCATAAGTTTGTATTTGTCCATTCTGGACCCTAGTACTCGCTCTACCAGTTGCCAAAACAATATTGGCTGTTAATTTAACTAATCCATCCACTATAAATCGATCAATTGTGTTTAGGATAAGACCCAATACACGTAATGGTTTCACAATGGTCCATTCATATATCTCGTCTATATAATATCGATTGGCTAGTAAATGATAAGCCCAGTTTCTTGAATTTTCATTTTGAGAAACTGATTTTTCACTAAACACGATCCAACCTATTACAATACCTGCAACAGCTACTAAGGTAGATAAAATCATGACAATCCAATTCGTATGTTCTTCGACTACATCACCCGTTAACCATTCACCTAACCAAGAATTAAACGGTGTAAATAGAAAACCTGAAATAACAGCTAAAACGCATAAAACAATTAGTGGTAACGTCATCACAATAGGTGACTCTTTGGGGGTAACAGAAGAACGATTACTTCCCAGAAAAGCAACCTTAAACAATCTAGTCATATAAAATGCAGTGAAAAATGCTGCAGTGATTCCAATAATAAACAAAATCATGTTGTCATGATACGCTTCTGTTAAAATTGCATCTTTGGACCAAAAACCTGATAACGGGAAAATTCCTGATAAAGCTAATGCCCCGATAGCAAAAGTGACCGTGGTTACTTTCATCGATTTCCAAATACCGCCCATTTCTCTTATATCTTGTTTATGCAAAGCATGTAATACACTACCTGCACCGAGGAATAGAAGTGCTTTAAAAAATGCATGTGTCATTAAATGGAATACTCCGGCTGTATAAGCTCCTATTCCAAGAGCCATGATCATATACCCTAGTTGACTGACAGTAGAATAAGCCAGAATACGTTTAAAATCATTTTGAGCGATTGCAATCGTTGCTGCAAATATCGCAGTAAAACCACCTACATAAGCTACAACCTCCATTGCAATAGGTGATGCTAGGAAAATATCATAAGTACGTGCAATTAAATACACACCTGCAGCAACCATTGTAGCCGCATGAATTAAAGCACTAATAGGTGTAGGGCCTTCCATCGCATCCGGTAACCAAGTATGTAACGGAAATTGACCTGATTTTCCCATTGCCCCTACAAATATTAAAATTGCGATTGTAGTAATAACCCAAGCTTCAATTGGAATGCTATTTGTACTAAACGCATTATGTATATCTGTAAAATCTAAAGAATGATTTGGCATATACCAGAACAACATTAAGATGGCAATAAATAATCCAACATCTCCAATTCTGGTAACAATAAAGGCTTTTTTCGCCGCAGCTTTAGCTGACTCTTTTTCATACCAAAATCCAATAAGTAAAAAAGAACAAACACCTACAAGTTCCCAGAAAATATATAATTCAAGTAAGTTTACCGATATTACAAGTCCTAACATTGAAAATGTAAATAATGAAATATAACTATAAAAAACCGAAATTCTATGATCATCCTTCATATATGCTTTTGAATATAAATTGACTAATAAACTGACTAGGGTGACAACGATTAACATCATCGCATTTAAATTGTTAATTTCAAATCCTAATCGAATAGAGATATCACCAAATGACAGCCAATCAAACTCTTTCCAAGTGTAAGCATCCATCGTACCATTCAGACGTTCAAGTAAAACTAAAAAGGCGAATATAAATGAGAGTAGCGCAGCTCCAGTGCTGATATAGGCACTCCATTTGTTTCCTTGCTTACCGATTGCAACCAGTATAACAAAAGCAATCAATGGAAAGAGTGGTATAAGCCAAGCTAATTGAGAGAATACCGATTCCATAGTACCCTTCCTTTCCTTAAGTATTTATTCTTGTTCAAAAAGGTAGTTATTTTTTCAATGAATTCATTTCAGTAACATTTGCTGTTGCTTTATTTCGATACAATGCAATTAAAATGGCTATACCTACTGCGGCTTCAGCTGCAGCAATCGTGATATTAAACAAAGAAAAAATTTGCCCTTTTAAGGAAGGATTGATTCCAAATTTCGCAAAAGCAATCAAATTAAGATTTACTGCGTTTAACATCAATTCAATACATAATAATACGATAACCGCATTCTTTTTTGACAGTGCACCATAGAGACCGATCACAAACAACACAGCAGCTAATGTAAGATAAGAAGAAATCATGTTGTTTAATCCTCCTCCCTTTTAGCCACAACGATGGCTCCGATGAAAGCGACCGTCAATAACACAGATACCAATTCAAAAGGAATCACATGCCAAGTAAAAAGCTCAATTCCTATCATTTTTGTATTGTCTTCAGTAGAAGTAAATTCTTGAATTGGAAAAGCTGCATCCTGAATCGCTAAATATAAAATAACAAAAAAACCGATGCTCCCAACTAACAAGAGTACGTTATGTAATACTCTCTTCGGCTCTTCATTTTGCTTTTCATGTTTCGTCATCATAATTCCAAAAATCATTAAAATCGTCATTGCACCTGCATAAATTAAAACTTGTACAAAGGCTAGAAACTCGGCATCAAGCATAACGTATAAACCTGCAAGACTAATAAAAGTAGTAGCAAGAGCTATAACCATGTGGACAACTCTTTGGAGATTAATTAAAAAAACTGCACCTATAATAATGAGCATGGAAAAAATAATAAATAATACATTTTTTCCATTCAATATGAAATCTATAAAATTCTCCAGCATAAGCTACTTTTCCTCCTTCTTCGCCTTTGATGGGATGGATTTTGGTTGCAAATTAATGCTGTTTTCTTTTCTAACATTTGTATTATTATCATTTAACCAATCCATATTTTTAAACAGATCATCCCGACTATAGGTTGCTAATTCAAAATTATTCGTCATAACAATGGCCTCTGTAGGACAAACTTCTGTACATAAATCACATAAAATACAAATTTCAAAGTTGATATCGTAAGTGTCAATTACCTTTCCTTTTTTCTCAGGATCAGGATTTTTCTTCCCTATAAGATCAATACAGTCTGTAGGGCATATATTCATACACTGATTACACACGATACATTT
The window above is part of the Chengkuizengella sp. SCS-71B genome. Proteins encoded here:
- a CDS encoding DUF1146 family protein, with protein sequence MLMEAIVNNITNIVIVLLSILLCWKVLQSFRFDIFMKNPNSFEAKLLKVIITIVIGNQLGNFIIQYYNWSLAIKYLFQ
- a CDS encoding S8 family peptidase produces the protein MKKYITNAFVIVSFLFATLVIQTIHTQNHIYAQSSEYHIDQSWIIKWIDEKDEQLLSISEVVGQYTDFNISVLRPNQGENIHLWLSSLNNSPHVEYFQLNHTVEVFSAPNDEFISQQSYLSNIGAVEAWDIANENTAIKIAVVDTGVDLHHPDLVDNLVEGVNILDRSLPPQDDNGHGTNVAGIVAATGNNVIGVSGILWDTQIMPIKALDEQGLGNESDIGEGIRYAVENGAKIVIMSLGLHSASPYLQEIVQYAEDNGVLIVAASGNDGQRSIRYPAAYPSVLAVGGLKNDNSIVEYSNFGQEIDVVAPVNVYTTGLDGSYTSNNGTSMAAPQVAAAAALIWSQYPELEPSQIRNLIRQTAEDVHDIGWDEYTGYGLLRIDSALIDPAIEDIYEDNNSKDKSKPLQMDAMMTGVLTGENDEDWFYLESLYDGSLKFEFESTLTDDVDVTDVELLYHFNGEIIIYDLSQSVKLPVKKDQKSYIQLRYRDQTDHELLSYEFTSQFVIAADLYEDNDTQDKAFVLPETGEYILGTFHQVNDKDWYVLEVVQEGNLKIELSTDTNRMDLQLILQKPDGTSFSIDRGNAGEDEFYSSDSVLPGKYYFQVQNYEEEGMNSLPIIGNYYLQINYLPTFVDVNEPNDKAYQTTKLNLNTELNGVFEHGTDEDWFSFRIEETSDISIDLDHLPKDRNVTLSVLNSTQSLVFLTTNEGKTNINKHLNGLSAGTYYVKLVSDQAFDYQMYTLKVTERNIDTVFTDVETHWAKEEIKELWERGIVNGVDGRFLPNENITRAEAITMVVRAMELNGEEPASSPFIDISSENWAYKPIFLASQAGLINGYTDGTFAPNDNLSRVEAAKIIANALGKEGVEGENPFKDIPQGYWASGVLTQLKLDGIISGYSDGTFRPQNETSRAEFATLIYNLLLE
- a CDS encoding NADH-quinone oxidoreductase subunit N, whose translation is MEERLHLSDLVYLSPELTLVIAAVIISVLDLILPNKVNRTILGWLSIISLMISTAFVIHYMRLLNLSEDPLVPVQLLNLSYRVDDFANLFKLIFLVGTIFILFMSIGSIKKEDIHHRGEYYYLFLPATLGAMIMASSGDLITLYVGLELLSITSYIMVGIRKGNTKTNEASFKYIVVGGIASAFILYGMSFLYGLSGSTNLNEINQALQFSDSSFELMIFVSFMLIIAGLGTKIAAAPFHTWAADVYQGAATPVTAYLATVSKAAGFAMLFRLVYLVYYGVGGQEQSPIFLDLFMIILIIAATAMILGNALALKQRNVKRLLAYSGVANAGYLLVPIGIGLHSQVPHSSNFSELYFYLIAYLFMNLGAFAVLMAIERTTGNDELKGFAGLYYRAPYTAFAVVILLLSLAGLPVTGGFIGKVFILLAALQVKAYWLAIVMILTSVISFYYYFSIIRQMFMRTNFEAGSNKLKLTAPICITIWISTVVTIILGFFPQYVLSYINNIFTIGTDFFIR
- a CDS encoding NADH-quinone oxidoreductase subunit M, whose translation is MLEHLPLLSLITFSPLIGILIILFIPSKKGKAIRWIAIATTIFTLILSALLYIEFDNTSSGMQFTEEKKFLEIPLNSELISPSGAPEVDYAYEFKYLMGVDGLSLSLAFLTALVCAMAALASVYIKKRWKTFYILFLILELGILGVFFAKDLMLFFIFFEITLIPMFFLIGIWGYKDRERAANKFLIYNGVGSAIMLIAILILINSAGFYFDEAANLLRYTSDVGVIFDQLNNPQAFVNIEGAIFYLSENMRWFIFIMLLVAFGIKLPIFPFHTWMLRVHTEAPPSIVMIHSGLLLKMGAYGLIRFGVVLFPEQAKEWAYVLAVLGIINILYGAILAFVQNEFRLILAYSSISHMGIVLLGIAAFNVVGMQGAIYQLVSHGLISALMFLIVGSIYERTQTTKLDELGGLAKSIPFISGILLIAGMASLGLPGLSGFISEFLAFVGLFDTMPIVTVIGTLGIVLTAVYVLRGVLKMTFGSLPAQYTKMNEARLIEAVPMIALVAFILLLGIYPAVLIEPMQETILSIISKMGG
- the nuoL gene encoding NADH-quinone oxidoreductase subunit L, with product MESVFSQLAWLIPLFPLIAFVILVAIGKQGNKWSAYISTGAALLSFIFAFLVLLERLNGTMDAYTWKEFDWLSFGDISIRLGFEINNLNAMMLIVVTLVSLLVNLYSKAYMKDDHRISVFYSYISLFTFSMLGLVISVNLLELYIFWELVGVCSFLLIGFWYEKESAKAAAKKAFIVTRIGDVGLFIAILMLFWYMPNHSLDFTDIHNAFSTNSIPIEAWVITTIAILIFVGAMGKSGQFPLHTWLPDAMEGPTPISALIHAATMVAAGVYLIARTYDIFLASPIAMEVVAYVGGFTAIFAATIAIAQNDFKRILAYSTVSQLGYMIMALGIGAYTAGVFHLMTHAFFKALLFLGAGSVLHALHKQDIREMGGIWKSMKVTTVTFAIGALALSGIFPLSGFWSKDAILTEAYHDNMILFIIGITAAFFTAFYMTRLFKVAFLGSNRSSVTPKESPIVMTLPLIVLCVLAVISGFLFTPFNSWLGEWLTGDVVEEHTNWIVMILSTLVAVAGIVIGWIVFSEKSVSQNENSRNWAYHLLANRYYIDEIYEWTIVKPLRVLGLILNTIDRFIVDGLVKLTANIVLATGRASTRVQNGQIQTYGLVTLLGFIIIIAAMLGRRYF
- the nuoK gene encoding NADH-quinone oxidoreductase subunit NuoK, with protein sequence MISSYLTLAAVLFVIGLYGALSKKNAVIVLLCIELMLNAVNLNLIAFAKFGINPSLKGQIFSLFNITIAAAEAAVGIAILIALYRNKATANVTEMNSLKK
- a CDS encoding NADH-quinone oxidoreductase subunit J, which codes for MLENFIDFILNGKNVLFIIFSMLIIIGAVFLINLQRVVHMVIALATTFISLAGLYVMLDAEFLAFVQVLIYAGAMTILMIFGIMMTKHEKQNEEPKRVLHNVLLLVGSIGFFVILYLAIQDAAFPIQEFTSTEDNTKMIGIELFTWHVIPFELVSVLLTVAFIGAIVVAKREED
- the nuoI gene encoding NADH-quinone oxidoreductase subunit NuoI; translation: MKGIVKGMGVTLRNLTKKKITYQYPDVPLQMPDRFRGVQHFDPEKCIVCNQCMNICPTDCIDLIGKKNPDPEKKGKVIDTYDINFEICILCDLCTEVCPTEAIVMTNNFELATYSRDDLFKNMDWLNDNNTNVRKENSINLQPKSIPSKAKKEEK